The Cytophagales bacterium genome includes the window AATGTAGGTCGGATTGATAATCCGACAAATCAGGACATGATGGGTAAATATAAGATTTGTGTAGATAATATCGTTTACAACTATAAATTGAACAATGATATTAGGATAGACACCTGTTATGTACTAACCAGGAATTATTATAATCCCCAACCTGTAGATTCTACATACGATATAATCTACCTTGATGTTCATAATCAGGTAATTTTTAAAATTGAAAACAGAGATAAACATGGGAATTTGGTCTTTTTAGAAGAGCTTCGTAGTATTTATCCGTAATTTTAACCACAAGGGTGAAAAGAGATTTAACGGGGCAGGCAGATTACACCCCAGTACGTTCGTACCCAAGTACGCTCGTTCCTCCCTACGGGGTAAACCTCACTACGGGGCAGGCAGATTTCACACCTGCCCGCCACCTGTAAGGCTTTAGTATAGCAGGCGGGGATTTTTTTAAAAAAACTTTGTTTCTTGCTGTCTTTGTGGTAAAATTTGTATATTTGAAATAGTTAAGCAAAATTTTTAAACTAAATTAGCGATGATAAATATTACAGAGAAAAAGTTTTTAGCAGCGCCCAAAAAGGTAATTAACCAAATGCAATTGTCAAATGAAATAGTAAACATAGTTTCAGACAAGAAAGGGTATGTCATCATTGATGCTGATGAATGGCGAAACATTTATGAAACAATTTACCTAAACAACATAAAGGGATTAAGCAAGTCAATCATTAAATCCTCAAAAGAACCTTTAGACAGTTCGACACCCTTAAATAAGGTAGATTGGTAATGTATGAAATTGTATTATCCAAACAAGCAGTAAAAGATGCAAAAAAAATTACTAGTTCAGGCTTGAGACCTAAAGTAGAGAAACTTTTAAAGATAATTGAGAAAAATCCATTTGAGTCTCCACCATTTTACGAAAAATTGAAAGGTAATTTGGAAGGTTTTTTCTCCAGGCAAATTAATATTCAACATCGTCTTGTATATGAAGTGTTTGAAGAAGAAAAAATTGTTCGCATACTTCGAATGTGGACACATTATGAATAAAAGTTATAATAATACAGAAAATAATGTTTCAAAGGCTCTTATTAATAATAAATATTTCATCATTTGCAACATGCACTTCATTTTCCCAATCAACAGCTTCTAAAAGATACAGAGACCCTGCACTTTGGCACAGCTTGAAGGCAGATTATTTTTTGAAAAACGGCAG containing:
- a CDS encoding Txe/YoeB family addiction module toxin yields the protein MYEIVLSKQAVKDAKKITSSGLRPKVEKLLKIIEKNPFESPPFYEKLKGNLEGFFSRQINIQHRLVYEVFEEEKIVRILRMWTHYE